Part of the Sorghum bicolor cultivar BTx623 chromosome 1, Sorghum_bicolor_NCBIv3, whole genome shotgun sequence genome, TTAAAAACTTTATTATCGATGAAGAAATCATTACAAAAATTCGTttacaaaaaataaataaaatcatcCTTCGACCCATAAAAAGGCGAAGGTTATGGGTAGCTTGTACAAGTTCAACTTTCAAACCCTCCTTCAACTAAAAACCGAAGGATCTATGAGTCACTTACAAATTATAGCGCGAAGGCTGTAAAAATTAAAAGGTGCGAAGAGCATGTAATAAAAATATCTGATCTTTATTAACCATATACAATGTACATAACACAAGCTTACAACAAAAAATGAGAAACATTCTCCGACCGTAAAACGCCGAAGGTTCTAAGACCCTCGCACAATCCTAACATACGAATCTGGAAAAAGCCTAAGATCATCACAGTAATCACGAACAAGGAAATCAACTAAGTCATCTATACTACGCGTAGGATACTTGTGGCGCCACCAGTCAATTAGATAACCCCTCGCGTACAAATCTCCACGCTTGAACGTCACCGGGGTAACGTAACTTCCTTCGACAAAGTTCGAAGGAAGATCTTCCAACGGAGAGGAATTCACAACCTGCGCGCAGAAAATAACAACTTCAAATCCAACAAAAACGAAGGATAAAACTAAAAAGCCAAACGAAGCTTTCGAACCTCCGGaaaaccttgaagaaaaggctcaGCAACATCCTCAGAAGCCTCCGCCACCCAGCGTACCCTATCCCTCTCACCAAAGATGCGAAGGATAGGATATGGCAACTACATAAACACATCAAATCATGTCATAAAAAATATAACCAAAACCTACGATaaacgaaaagaaaaacaaaatcatccacctaagccggaggccatgaacctcggcGCGCAAACGACTGGATAAATCCAGATCCTTCGCCATCAATATCATATCCAACAAACTCGAACATATCCACCAATCTCATGTTAGGGAAGGCAACTTGCCAATACTCCCACAACTCGCCAGAAACATAAATCCCTTTGTAAAAAAACGAAAGGGGAGTAATGAAacgatcctgcgcaggtcctccgccagagacctgcgcaggatcaaaGTGTAAAACAAAGGCTTATCTGAAAACAACTCAATATATTAAATTTTCAACAGTCTTTACAAAATAAAACACAACCTCCGGCCTTACTTACAAAAAAGCGTCACATGCTTGGACGCAAAAAAGACTAAGAAAAACCTAAAAACTAAATAGcctcacacctgaggcggaggaggagcaggagcctCGGGCGTCTCTGAAACCTTGGCACCAGACCCCTCCGGAGCTTTGGCATCAGTATCACGAGCCTCCGCTTCAGGCTGGGTCGGAGGACACGCCTCACTCGGTGGACGCGAAGGACCGGCCTTGACAACCTTAGCCTTCTTCTTCGCAATCTCCTACAAAATACCCATCTTAATTAACATTGCAAAGCAGCGAAGCAAAGTACAAAAAGAAATAACCAAATAATACAAACCTCAGCTCGACGATCCTCCGCCATTTTCTTCGCCTCATcccgcccaaacctaatccagaacgaactgATAAAGTTCCGGACAGATTTGCGCAGGGAAGGGGTCCCTTCGCCAACGTCCTCCGCCGCGGCAAAATCCTCCTTGGCGACTCCCTCCGCGTGAGAGCAACCTCCGCGGCGCAAAAGCCTAGCGAAGGAGCTAACCGCggccaaagccccaaaatcaacagcaCCTCCGACAAAGTCGGGGAGCATGCGAATATGAGACTTCAGCCATGCGAGGGCAGCCCCAACATCGCCGCCgggcggaggagcagaggtgctTCCCCCAAACTTCGCGAGCGAGTCGGCATAGAGCCCAACAATAGCTGCAGCCTCCGCTTCCGCCTTCTGTATGCGAGTCTGCAGCTCAGCCGCAGACGTCCGCTCAGCGTCAAGCTCTTTGCGAAGGcgttcagcaatgtcctccgccTTCTCGGCTCGCTGCAGGGCTAAGTCCCTAACTCTCCCCGCCTCAGCGACACTTGTGCGGAGGACCGCCGCCGAAGCTTCGGCATCttccttctccttcttcagGGCCTCCGACCCAGCCTTGTAGTCATCCCTCTCCTTTCTCAAGGAGTCAACCTCCCTCCTGACGGAGGAAAACTCCTTAACCTCCTCCGACAGACGAGCCTTCTCAGCTTCCAAGGTCTCGTTCTCCTTCTTCAGAGCACCAATCGCCTCATCACggcagataacctcccgggagcAACGCTCCTCCAAGGCGGCAGCCATGTGATGACCCTGCTCAAAAATAAAGTTACAACAAACCTCCGAATGAAATACCGCGAAGGAAAATATAACAAATCACAAACAtacaaggctatggtgctcaTATTGCACGCGAAGGAGCGTGTCAAAGTCCATGCCGCGAAGCTTCTGACGAAAACGATCTGTAAAGCAAAAACAATTAAGAAAAAACATCGTAAGAAACAAAAAACCATTGGCGGAGGCCAGAACACTAACCTCCGACCAAGGAATGAACCTCGCGCAAGGCATCagtccaacctgtgatcgaaggTTCAGAAGCACCTGCGCATGACAAAAACAAACCTTAGAATAAAACGCcagaaacaaaccaaactgttGAACCAAAAAGAGGAAACTCACCAGGACCAAGAACATCAGCAGGCGAAGGCCTGTTGGCCAACGCAGAAGGCGCAGGCTCACGCGGCGGAGGAACGGCAAGTCCTTCCTGCGCAACGCTGGCGCCTTTGGCCATCTCCTCCGCGGTAGCCAGCCCAGCAAAAACATCCGCTGAAAGATAAACCAAAAACATGAGACCAAGTCAATCAAAACTTGCAGAAAAACAAATAATCAGCAAAAAATCATTACCCATGTACAACGAGTTAATACCGTCACCAGCCGGACGAAGGGGAGCCTCCGCCCTCCTGATCCTCCGAACAGAGGCGGACTCAGCTTCGTCGCTGGACTCCACCTGAACCTCCTTAGGCGGAGACCCTCCGCCAACTGAAGCCACGCGCGGACCCTCGGACGCTGCAGGATCCGCCTCCCGCGCAGGGCTCGCctcaggggcctccgcgtcggaAGACTCCTCCCCAAGAAGAGACGCGAAAGGCGCGCGCACAGAGGAGACCGCACGCGAAGCTTCAGCTTCAGGAGCTCCACCAGCAGCAGCTGCCTCCGCAGGTGCAGAAGCTACCGAGTTCGACTCGGCACCAGATGAGCGGgcggaggaagactccacaggAGTCTCTAAAACAACCTCCGCCCTCCGCTTCTTCGCAAGTCGCTTGACTGCGCCAccccctttcctcttcttcgactccgccaAAGCAACAGCCTTCGAGgagtccttcttcttctccaacccAAGCAAAACATCCGGAGGAATAACATAATCCTCATACTCGATCCCCAATTCCTCAAAAACGCGGTTGAACCGGGGCATCGTCCCAAGCGCAGACCTCCGCTGGAGATATTCCTTCTCCGAGATCTTCCCGACGATCCTCCGGGCAGAAACCTCCACACGATCAAGGAAGGACTCCTTGGTCTCATCCTCCGGAATACCTGCGCCGAACCGGGGAAACGGCAACCCCTCCGGAGGACCAAAAACAGGAACTTGCACCATCTCAATGGTGAACTCATCGGTCCTGCGGCCAAGTGGCCAGTAGTCAGCAGCAaccatctcctcaaccaaaTCCCGACCTCCGGAATATCGGCATGCCAGCGCAAATGCCTTATCACAAGCAAGTCGCTCCTCCGACATCTCCTGCGAAGGATCAACCTTCGAGAAAGGCTTCAACTCCTTCATCAGCGACGCATAAGGATAAACCTTATCAACGCTGCCGTCATCTAAAGTCTTCGACGCGGCGGGGGTCCTCACGTAGAACCAGGctctcatccaatccttctcccacttccccttttggcagtaggagatctcgcaccttggcccaggcattgtgcggcgcggcatgaacgcgcagcttccaaactgcgcaATGCACTCAACACCTTCTGCATCCTTCACCCTTTTAGGCTGGCGCTGGAGCTCAAAGTACGAGCAGAAAGTGTCTATGTGGGGCATAGCTCCGTAGGATTCGCACGCCCAGGCAAATTTGCTAAGGGTCAGTATCCCATTAGGGCTGAAATGCTGCAGCTCCACGTTGAAACTCTCCATCACTTCGCGAAGGAAATGATACGGAGGCATCCGAAGTCCGCAAGTAAAGAAGTCCCTGAATACCACCGCATACCCCTCTTCAGGCGCAGGCACCGTCTGACCCGCAGGAGGAGCCTCCGCCCGACCTTCCTTGAAAAACCTAGCCTCAACCATGTCAGCGATATCCTCCGCCCTCACAGTCGACTGCCCGAACTCAAAAGTAAtcgccgccatcccctcaaacTCCTTCGCACTGATCAAATCACCgacagaagcttcgacgtcagACAACGTCTCCTCCAGATCTCGAGCTGCGGCcacctcaagcatccactcctcaaacctccgcagCCAACCTCCAGACCTCACGCTAAGGAAACTGcgcaaaggaccagaaaaatctgacctcGAAGGACGCGGTGAAGGAAGCTGAGCCACCGTAAAACCTCCGACAACACTTTAGAACTAAACAGAAACGCACGCGAGCAGCTCAGAGAGAAAGATGTAGCGAAGGAAGGTGTGCAGGCAATGAGCAGCAAGGGTGAGAGCTCAAGGCTCCCCAGCACccccttttataggggggggcctgcgaccgcgcggccgttgcgattccccgcgCCCAACGGCTATAAGCGGAGGAATCGCCCAGACCGTTGCATTTCGTTAATTCCAACGGCTAACTCCAATAGCAATAACATCCTCCGCAATCCTCCGCAGTCTAACGCGCGTAGGATATCAGACAAATATAGCAGCAATGATCGGAGGATCACGGCAAAATAATGAAACAAGAAAAATTACgactaagtaaaagaaacaATTTTCCAACAATGCTAACAAGcacatcctgcgcaccaggggggaagGCAGCAACCGTGCTCGTAGCCTCCGCAGCGCGGcatgtttttgagcacatggaccgcaggagtgccattagcccaaaaaggggggaactgttggggaacagctgcatccttccccctggtagcgtcgaaggttatccttcatccaaggaacctccgacgcctgaagcgtcgaaggataaccttcgcTGGAAAGtactaatgttgacgactcgcgtcgaaggttatccttcacctgaggaacctccgacgcctgaaacgtcggaggatatccttcgacgcgaaatgctaatgttgactcctcgtctggtcgtgcgaagtgtgtgcagggactgagacaccggcggaggtccacgagcgaggaaaggttggaacctccgaccctcccgggtccgaggatggcgggagaacgcggccaggccaaggaacctccgactggaCCAGGCTAAGGAGGAACTCCCAGGATGGCCGGGTCGAGCAACCTCCGACCAGCCGGGCtgcggaacctccgacaccaaagTGTCGGAGGATCCGCGactgggcggaggatccaagcctccgacctGCTGAGGCCCCAATCAAAGGATGGACGAAGGGTttgcaatgtgaaattacgcaggtgtattagggtcagtagactgcgatgaaagaatatgctggaatattcccccaccgtcacggggcatttatgtaaatgtcattGGGTCGGTTTCCGGGCCCTATATAAAGGGCGTGATACCGCCATTAATAAGAGAGGGCATTCACTGTATTCACCCACTGTTGGGCCTATTGCTTGTTGGAGCTCAGACccctcacggcaccgagtgagaggGTTCACCATTCATCgtactgctggggagtgcggGGAGCACCTTCCCAACAAGGGTGTTATTTAGTTTCtgaaattttttacaaaaatcCCAAAACCTTGAACAGCCCACCAAAATCCTGACAACAAATCTTTTTTGGTTTtgatgtttagttccaaaacatTTTGCAAAACAGAGACACAAACATCACCTATTTAATGCCTCAGTTTGGGACTGCATAGTTTGAAGCTGAAAAATTTTGACTCCGTTTACTTCTAAAACGCAAAATATTTTATATTTggtccaaaaaaatttagaactaaacaagacctaggttTATAATTGAATCTACTATCCAATAATCATAAATTTATAGttataaacaatataatataaaataaatgaatGATCATCAAAGTATAGTACAGTGAGTTAAAGACTTCTGGAGCCGAGTAGATGGAGTGTTAGATTGGCTACATTCCATTATTATATGAAATGGGAGCTGCTTTTAGGTGGGGAAACAAATAAAACATGGCGTCGACATGGACCTAAAAGTAAACTTAGGTTATCCTAGAATTAACTAGCCACAATTTAAAAACTATTCAATGGTCTTTTGCTTCTTATTTCGAAAAATCAAAGTATGaaattataaaattttgtaATACAAGACATAGGTGTGTAATTTCGAAGCAGATATAGCGGTATTTGTTAACTTTTTCTTAGATATAAGTTTGCATTGtgtcaatatttttttttgtagtaGCAGATGTGGATAACTAAATCTTAGACCCACTGATATCACTGTCAATGGTCAGATTTTCTTTGGTGGGAATCTCTCTTTTTAATGTGCCTGACGAGGACTAACATGGAGCTTGTTCCATAGGCGAGGGCATGACATTTGTGATGACTGAAGTTGTAATCTCTTACCAAACCGCGGCACATCATATAGTTCAACACAAGAGAACTCTACTAAACATCTTATTCCTGCAGAGATCCAGTGATACAACACACAAGATTATTCATGAGCAGGAGTTTGCTTCGGAGTACTTGATCAGACTAACAGCAGGTCACCAAACTTTATTGTTTTAGCAATAGCAGTAGGGCAGCCCCCTCAGTCACCTACCAGTCCACACTAACGATTTTTCTTCAGGTCGCCAAAAGCTACCATAAGTTGAGTCCATGAGCAGAACGACAGCTAGTTAAGAGTACTGCTTGCTGCGAATGATGTGCACCAGCATGGCAagcctctccttcatcggctcGAACAGGCAGATGTCCCCGTCCTCTAGGCCGCTGTCGCGGACAAACTCGCGCCATTCTCCGGTGGCAAGCATCAGCCGGTTGTGCAAGTCTGTGCGCCATGCCCTTCCCTGCCCCTGCCAACGGAGCGTCAGAGATTGCTTCCCGTCGGGAAGATACTCAGCGGCATCACTGAAGTCCTGCATTACATTCCAGGTACGAAGAGTAAATAAGCTCCCAATACCTATGTACTGTCTACAGAACTAAAACTGTGGTTCTTGTGTATGGATATACTTAAAGCATTCGGACTTACTAGGATGAACGCTTCGTTGTTGTAGCCAAGAATTTTCTTATTCATGGTCGCCACAAAAATGGACACTTCAGCTTTGATGGCCATGGCTTTCTCTTGCACTACCTTGTCCTGTGCTGGAGTTAAACAGGTGCCGCCCAGTACCACATAGAGAGGAGGCTTAGAACTAGAAGCCCCCCCACAGTCATTTAAAACTTGATGCCCTTGCTGCACAGGTTGACGCTTATGCAGGTCCAACAATCCAGAATTCTCACCTGCAAAAAGGATTCTGCgtcatcaattcatcatcctcaAATAGAACAAAAAGACGCAAAACAAAATATGTGACATGCATGCTAGACCATAACAGTGGAAAGTGTCCATACTGCCTGATTTCTCATGAACATGCGCAGTTGATGCCAGTCCTCTTTCTATATGGCTGTGTAAGCCATGAACATGCCCATCCGAGGAAGAGGAACGAGTGCTTCGCTCACGAAGCAGATGGGCCATCACTCTGAAACCTTTTTCACTTGGCATCGGTTGAAACAGGCATATATCATCCTCCCGTAAACGGTTATCACGGACGAAGTTTTTCCATTGCGTGCTTAGCATGTATCCGCGTCCGTCAGGTCTAACATGGAGCTTGGGATGCCACCTTTTCCCTCCTGGGCATTCAAGTGTGATGAATTGGCTTTCTTGAGGAAAGTGTTGTGCTGCATAGCCCTTACAAATGACCTAACAGATAGGAAAACGATTTGTAACGATTTAAACAAAAGGTTGATCTATCAATGAACTTGATCCACTCATTCAACTGAAAATAAAGAAAGTGATAGTGCTGATGTACTGACAAGTGAAAAAAATGTAATGTTTCAAAGTCTAATAAGAACTTGAGCATATCCTTGTTTATTTACAATACCTAACCCCGAATGCAACATGACAACTGATGATGGTTTGCACTGAATTATTACAAACATGTAAAGAAGAGACATTCAATGGCATATAGTAACCCACTACACAAAAAAATACCAGTGCATATTACCAGATTAGAGTTAAGACGTTTGACATTGATCTTCTTCATCTTAACCACGAGGACAGGAATTTCTGGTTGAACTTTCTTGACAAGAGCAACTATTTTctccttttgttctgcagtcaggtggcaccgtgccgATAAGACATAGTAACGCTCTGAGAATGCCTTGACATGATCTAACTGGGTAGATTCATAGCCAGATAGAGTACCTTCTTCTGCTAAGATATATTATATTAAATTGTAAAAGCGGCAACAATAAAAGAGGTATGGTCCGAAAATACAAATCTCAACAATTTGACCTGATTCCTCATATAGCGAGGATGTCCTAGCCTTGTTTGCTGTTTCCTTTTGACAGCTTAAGCTTCCTCTCTCACCTGTAAAAAGGATttcgcatcatcatcatcatcaaacaGAACAAGAAGATGCAAAACAAAATATGTTTACATGCTATGTGTCCATACTGCCTGATTTCTCATGAACATGCGCAGTTGATGTCACTCTTTTTATATGGCTGTTTAAGCCATGAGCATGTCCACCCAAGGAAGAAGAACGAGTTCTTGGCTCACAAAGCAGATGGACCATCACTCTGAAACCTTTTTCACTTGGCATAGGTTGAAACAGGCATATATCATCCTTTCGTAACTGGTTATCACGGACAAAGTTTTGCCATCGTGTGGTTAGCATGTATGCACGTTCATGAGGTCTAACATGGAGCCTAGAACACCACTTTTTCCCTCTTGGGCGTTCAAGTGTGATGAATTGGCTTTTTTGAGGAAAGTGTTGTGCTGCATAACCCTTACAAATGACCTAACAGATAGGAAAACAATTTGAAAAGATTTAAACAAAGGCTGATCTAGCAACAAAGTTGATCCATTCATTCAACtgaaaataaagaaaatgatagtGTTGATGTACTAAcaagtgaaaaaaaaatgtaATGTCAAAGTCTAATATGAACTTGAACATATCCTTGTTTACTTTACAATACCTAAACCTCGAATGCAACATGACACGACCAATAATTGTTTGCACTGAATTGTTATAAACATGTAAAGAAGAGACCACTTCAATGCCATAGAGTAACCAACTACACAGAAGAAGACCAGTGCATATTACCAGATTAGAACTAAGACGGTTGACATTGCTCTTCTTCATTTGAATCACAAGAAAAGGAATTGCTGGTTGAACTTTCTTGACAAGAGTAATTATTTCCTCCTCTTGTTCTGCagtcaggtggcaccgtgccgATAAGACATAATTACGCTCTGAGAATGCCTTGACATGATCTGACTGGATAGATTCATGGCCAGATAGACTATCTTCTCCTGCTAAGATATTATAATAAATTGTAAAAGTGGCAACAACAAAAGAGGTGGATGCGAAAATACAAATCTCAACAATTTAACCTGATTCCTCATGCAGTGAGGATGTCCCAGCCTTCTTTGTTGTTTCCTTTTGACAGCTTAAGCTGTCTCTCTCACCTGCAAAAAGGATTTCGCATCATCATCAAACATAATAAGAAGATGCAAAACAAAATATGTTACATGCTAGACCATAACAGTGGAAAGTGTCCATACTTCCTGATTTCTCATGAACATGCGCAGTTGGTGTCACTCCTCTATTTATATGGCTGTTTAGGCCATGAACATGCCTACACAAAGAAGACGAACGAGTGCTTGGCTCATGAAGCAGATGGACCATCACTCTGAAACCTTTTTCATTTGGCATCGGTTGAAACAGGCATATATCATCCTTCTGGAAATGGTTATCATGAACGAAGTTTTGCCATCGCGTGGTTAGCATGAATGCACGTCCATCAGGTCTAACATAGAGCCTGGTACGCCACTTTCTCCCTCCTGGGCGTTCTAGTGTGATGAATTGGCTTTCTTGAGGAAAGTGTTCTGCTGCATAATCCTTACAAATGACCTAAAAGATAGCAATACGATTTGTAAAGATTTAAATGAAAGGCTGATCTATCAATAATGATCCATTCATTCAActgaaaataaagaaaataataatGCTGATGTGGTGACAAGTGAAAAAAAATGTGATACTTCAAAGGTCAATAAGAACAGAGACATAGTAAATTGGTCCGCGGGCATCACGATAAGTCCTCTGTCCTACTACAGGTGCTGCGACAACCTTTACCAAGTCCGAACGATTGTCAACTACCAGATCCGCTGGTCCGCTATATTCACCCTAGCCCACAAGCACAAATCTTCGGCGATCCTTGTTTACTTTACAATACCTAAACGCCAAATGCAACATGACAAAACTGACAATGGTTTTCATGAACTACTATAAACATGTAAAGAAGAGACCACTTCAATTGGCATAGAGTGAGTAACCCACTACACAGAAAAAGACCAGTGCATATTACCAGATCAGATCTAAGATGGTTGACATTGCTCTTCTTCATTTGAACCACAAGGAAAGGAATTTCTGGTTGAACTTTCTTGACAAGAGCAACTATTTTTTCCTCTTGTTCTGCAGTCAGGTGGCACCATGCCGATAAGACATAATTACGCTTTGAGAATGCCTTGAAATGATCTAATTGGATAGATTCGTAGCCAGATAGACTATCTTCTCCTCCTaagatattatattatattgtaAAAACGACAACAATAAAAGAAGTATGATGCGAAAATACAAATGGCTCAGCAATTTAACCTGAATCTTCATACAGTGAGGATGTTGCAGCCTTCTTTGCTGTTTCCTTTTGACGGCTTAAGCTTCCCCTCTTACCAGATCCACCCCTAGAACAAGTGGTTGTTGCCTGAATTAAATAGACTGTAAATGTGGATCTTCTCCCAGCCATTGTCGGTAAAAAGATGCAGATATCTCCTTCCTGCACATGATTGTCACGGACAAAGTCCATCCACTGCCCCTTAAGCAACATTTGTGCATCTtttcttttgcaaaattttggGTGCCATTTCTTGCTCTTGCCTGGCCTCTGAAGAGTCACATTCATGCTTTTACGTGGAAAATGTGCAAGTGCATATCCCTTAGAAATAGCCTGATTATATATGGAGCAAGATGAGAGGCTCTTGACAGGCAACCAAGAATACAGTTTCAATTGACAACGAAAAGAAACAAAAATCATTTGTTTAACACGTGTTCAAAAGGTTCCTGAGAACTTGAATATGGACAAATTCCTCTTATACCAGGAAGATAAATGCTCACTAATACAAAATCAGCTATCAACAAAAAAGTTATTATTGAGATAAGTGAGTTGCCACTGAACAGGATGAGTTGTGATCTTACCAGATAAGGACAAGGTGGTTGAACATGGCTCTTGCACATGACTGCTATAAAAGCAGTACTTTCAGGTTGAATTTCCTGGATAAGCGCAATTACTCTCTCCTCTTGTGCTTCAGATAGGTAGCTTCTTTGTGACAAAACATAATGTTGCCTCAGGGGTGTCTGAAGATCATCCAACTCAGAAGATTTGTTTTTAGATGGAATATTTTCTCCTGTACAAAGTTTCGCAGCAGATTAGAGAATAAGTATCATAAAATTCAACTCAAATGTGTAAGTAGCCTAATTAACATTAACCTGACTCCTCAGATGATGAGAATGCTGCAGCCATTTTTGCAGTCTTCCCACGATGACAGGAACTACCTTTCTGACACCTAACAAATCTTTCACTTGCT contains:
- the LOC110437465 gene encoding uncharacterized abhydrolase domain-containing protein DDB_G0269086-like; the protein is MVAADYWPLGRRTDEFTIEMVQVPVFGPPEGLPFPRFGAGIPEDETKESFLDRVEVSARRIVGKISEKEYLQRRSALGTMPRFNRVFEELGIEYEDYVIPPDVLLGLEKKKDSSKAVALAESKKRKGGGAVKRLAKKRRAEVVLETPVESSSARSSGAESNSVASAPAEAAAAGGAPEAEASRAVSSVRAPFASLLGEESSDAEAPEASPAREADPAASEGPRVASVGGGSPPKEVQVESSDEAESASVRRIRRAEAPLRPAGDADVFAGLATAEEMAKGASVAQEGLAVPPPREPAPSALANRPSPADVLGPGASEPSITGWTDALREVHSLVGDRFRQKLRGMDFDTLLRVQYEHHSLGHHMAAALEERCSREVICRDEAIGALKKENETLEAEKARLSEEVKEFSSVRREVDSLRKERDDYKAGSEALKKEKEDAEASAAVLRTSVAEAGRVRDLALQRAEKAEDIAERLRKELDAERTLGEAPLLLRPAAMLGLPSHG
- the LOC8062507 gene encoding uncharacterized protein LOC8062507 isoform X1, with the protein product MAGSGASSIQKPCDACKRYLDHLDGKNQNVRSFLSPMTASSKHSMVVPKRFLKHFAGKLSGIIKLESPNRGSYDVGIIEHCNNVVFRHGWGQFVESHHIKENDYLLFRHVEGSCFKVLIFDSDGCEKVFPCAGIRSVEYVDISSSSHHETTESLASERFVRCQKGSSCHRGKTAKMAAAFSSSEESGENIPSKNKSSELDDLQTPLRQHYVLSQRSYLSEAQEERVIALIQEIQPESTAFIAVMCKSHVQPPCPYLAISKGYALAHFPRKSMNVTLQRPGKSKKWHPKFCKRKDAQMLLKGQWMDFVRDNHVQEGDICIFLPTMAGRRSTFTVYLIQATTTCSRGGSGKRGSLSRQKETAKKAATSSLYEDSGGEDSLSGYESIQLDHFKAFSKRNYVLSAWCHLTAEQEEKIVALVKKVQPEIPFLVVQMKKSNVNHLRSDLVICKDYAAEHFPQESQFITLERPGGRKWRTRLYVRPDGRAFMLTTRWQNFVHDNHFQKDDICLFQPMPNEKGFRVMVHLLHEPSTRSSSLCRHVHGLNSHINRGVTPTAHVHEKSGSERDSLSCQKETTKKAGTSSLHEESAGEDSLSGHESIQSDHVKAFSERNYVLSARCHLTAEQEEEIITLVKKVQPAIPFLVIQMKKSNVNRLSSNLVICKGYAAQHFPQKSQFITLERPRGKKWCSRLHVRPHERAYMLTTRWQNFVRDNQLRKDDICLFQPMPSEKGFRVMVHLLCEPRTRSSSLGGHAHGLNSHIKRVTSTAHVHEKSGSERGSLSCQKETANKARTSSLYEESEEGTLSGYESTQLDHVKAFSERYYVLSARCHLTAEQKEKIVALVKKVQPEIPVLVVKMKKINVKRLNSNLVICKGYAAQHFPQESQFITLECPGGKRWHPKLHVRPDGRGYMLSTQWKNFVRDNRLREDDICLFQPMPSEKGFRVMAHLLRERSTRSSSSDGHVHGLHSHIERGLASTAHVHEKSGSENSGLLDLHKRQPVQQGHQVLNDCGGASSSKPPLYVVLGGTCLTPAQDKVVQEKAMAIKAEVSIFVATMNKKILGYNNEAFILDFSDAAEYLPDGKQSLTLRWQGQGRAWRTDLHNRLMLATGEWREFVRDSGLEDGDICLFEPMKERLAMLVHIIRSKQYS
- the LOC8062507 gene encoding uncharacterized protein LOC8062507 isoform X2, with the protein product MAGSGASSIQKPCDACKRYLDHLDGKNQNVRSFLSPMTASSKHSMVVPKRFLKHFAGKLSGIIKLESPNRGSYDVGIIEHCNNVVFRHGWGQFVESHHIKENDYLLFRHVEGSCFKVLIFDSDGCEKVFPCAGIRSVEYVDISSSSHHETTESLASERFVRCQKGSSCHRGKTAKMAAAFSSSEESGENIPSKNKSSELDDLQTPLRQHYVLSQRSYLSEAQEERVIALIQEIQPESTAFIAVMCKSHVQPPCPYLAISKGYALAHFPRKSMNVTLQRPGKSKKWHPKFCKRKDAQMLLKGQWMDFVRDNHVQEGDICIFLPTMAGRRSTFTVYLIQATTTCSRGGSGKRGSLSRQKETAKKAATSSLYEDSGGEDSLSGYESIQLDHFKAFSKRNYVLSAWCHLTAEQEEKIVALVKKVQPEIPFLVVQMKKSNVNHLRSDLVICKDYAAEHFPQESQFITLERPGGRKWRTRLYVRPDGRAFMLTTRWQNFVHDNHFQKDDICLFQPMPNEKGFRVMVHLLHEPSTRSSSLCRHVHGLNSHINRGVTPTAHVHEKSGSERDSLSCQKETTKKAGTSSLHEESGEDSLSGHESIQSDHVKAFSERNYVLSARCHLTAEQEEEIITLVKKVQPAIPFLVIQMKKSNVNRLSSNLVICKGYAAQHFPQKSQFITLERPRGKKWCSRLHVRPHERAYMLTTRWQNFVRDNQLRKDDICLFQPMPSEKGFRVMVHLLCEPRTRSSSLGGHAHGLNSHIKRVTSTAHVHEKSGSERGSLSCQKETANKARTSSLYEESEEGTLSGYESTQLDHVKAFSERYYVLSARCHLTAEQKEKIVALVKKVQPEIPVLVVKMKKINVKRLNSNLVICKGYAAQHFPQESQFITLECPGGKRWHPKLHVRPDGRGYMLSTQWKNFVRDNRLREDDICLFQPMPSEKGFRVMAHLLRERSTRSSSSDGHVHGLHSHIERGLASTAHVHEKSGSENSGLLDLHKRQPVQQGHQVLNDCGGASSSKPPLYVVLGGTCLTPAQDKVVQEKAMAIKAEVSIFVATMNKKILGYNNEAFILDFSDAAEYLPDGKQSLTLRWQGQGRAWRTDLHNRLMLATGEWREFVRDSGLEDGDICLFEPMKERLAMLVHIIRSKQYS